From one Cucurbita pepo subsp. pepo cultivar mu-cu-16 chromosome LG17, ASM280686v2, whole genome shotgun sequence genomic stretch:
- the LOC111779380 gene encoding proteasome subunit alpha type-6, with protein MSRGSGGGYDRHITIFSPEGRLFQVEYAFKAVKSAGITSIGVKGKDSVCVVTQKKVPDKLLDQTSVTHLFSITKYLGLLATGITADARSLVQQARNEAAEFRFRYGYEMPVDVLAKWIADKSQVYTQHAYMRPLGVVAMVLGIDDEYGPRLYKCDPAGHFFGHKATSAGLKEQEAINFLEKKMKNDPAFTYEETVQTAISALQSVLQEDFKANEIEVGVVRSENPIFKVLSTEEIEEHLTAISERD; from the exons ATGAGCCGTGGGAGTGGAGGAGGATACGATCGTCACATTACTATATTCTCCCCTGAAGGCCGCCTATTTCAAGTCG AGTATGCATTCAAGGCTGTGAAATCTGCTGGAATTACCTCGATTGGCGTCAAAGGGAAGGATTCGGTTTGTGTTGTAACTCAGAAGAAGGTCCCT GATAAACTTTTGGATCAGACAAGTGTCACTCACCTTTTCTCCATCACTAAGTATCTGGGCTTACTCGCAACTGGCATTACAG CTGATGCCAGATCACTGGTTCAACAAGCAAGGAATGAAGCAGCAGAGTTTCGATTCCGATATGGTTATGAGATGCCTGTGGATGTTTTGGCTAAATG GATTGCTGACAAATCACAAGTCTATACCCAGCATGCTTACATGAGACCACTTGGAGTTG TGGCAATGGTTTTAGGCATTGACGATGAGTATGGGCCTCGCCTCTATAAATGCGATCCTGCCGGTCATTTCTTTGGTCACAAG GCCACTAGTGCTGGACTTAAGGAGCAGGAGGCTATTAATTtcctggaaaagaaaatgaagaatgatCCTGCTTTTACTTATGAGGAGACCGTGCAG ACTGCAATTTCTGCACTTCAATCTGTGCTCCAAGAGGACTTCAAGGCCAATGAGATTGAG GTGGGAGTTGTTAGGTCAGAGAATCCCATCTTCAAAGTGTTGAGCACCGAAGAAATTGAGGAACATTTGACTGCCATTAGTGAGCGAGATTGA
- the LOC111779403 gene encoding uncharacterized protein LOC111779403 gives MSATVLSDSIIEPQTASTTLIVHMEAEFVKCYCCGLTEECTPAYIERVRERYNGNWICGLCSEAINYEILRSGRLITAEEAMENHMNLCKKFTALKPPPNPTVHLITAMRQILKRSLDSPSRGLRSMPASPTKKNSRLQSLSRSESCLSSLSGS, from the coding sequence ATGTCGGCGACCGTTCTTAGCGATTCAATCATCGAACCTCAAACAGCGTCAACGACGCTAATCGTTCACATGGAGGCGGAGTTCGTGAAATGCTATTGCTGCGGACTTACAGAGGAATGCACACCAGCGTACATAGAACGCGTTCGCGAGCGCTACAACGGGAATTGGATCTGCGGATTGTGTTCCGAAGCGATCAACTACGAAATCCTCCGTTCCGGTAGACTAATCACGGCGGAAGAAGCCATGGAAAATCACATGAACCTTTGCAAGAAGTTCACCGCATTGAAACCGCCTCCAAATCCGACGGTGCATTTGATTACAGCGATGCGACAGATTCTGAAGCGCAGTTTAGATTCTCCCTCACGCGGTTTGAGGTCGATGCCTGCAAGCCCGACGAAGAAAAACTCTCGGCTGCAGTCGCTCTCTCGATCGGAAAGCTGTCTTTCTTCCCTCTCTGGTTCGTGA